Proteins found in one Gammaproteobacteria bacterium genomic segment:
- the gshB gene encoding glutathione synthase: RVESPLDEQHAVLMRKDPPFDMEYINTTYLLELAEQRGTLVVNKAQSLRDANEKLFITHFPQCCAPTLVTASRERLRAFIHEQQDVVIKPLGLMGGASIFRVRPDDGNLSVILETMTQFDQVMVMAQRYLPEILQGDKRILLVDGKPVPYALARIPAKGELRGNLAAGGRGEGVPLTTRDYWLCEQIAPELKKRGLLFVGLDVIGDYVTEINVTSPTCIRELDAQYQLDIAGDLMDVIAARLATQ; the protein is encoded by the coding sequence GCGGGTCGAATCACCGTTGGACGAACAGCACGCCGTATTGATGCGTAAAGATCCACCGTTCGACATGGAATACATCAATACCACCTATCTGCTGGAACTGGCCGAACAGCGCGGTACCTTGGTGGTCAACAAGGCGCAAAGTCTACGCGACGCCAACGAAAAATTATTTATTACCCATTTCCCGCAATGTTGTGCGCCAACGTTGGTGACGGCCAGTCGCGAGCGTTTACGCGCATTCATTCACGAACAGCAGGATGTGGTGATCAAGCCGCTGGGATTGATGGGCGGCGCATCGATTTTTCGTGTGCGTCCCGATGATGGCAATCTCAGCGTGATTTTGGAAACCATGACGCAGTTCGATCAAGTGATGGTGATGGCGCAGCGCTATTTGCCGGAAATTCTGCAGGGCGATAAGCGCATTTTGCTGGTCGATGGTAAACCGGTGCCTTACGCGCTGGCGCGTATTCCCGCCAAGGGCGAATTGCGTGGCAACCTGGCGGCCGGTGGGCGTGGTGAAGGCGTGCCACTGACTACGCGTGATTACTGGTTGTGTGAACAGATCGCGCCAGAGTTGAAAAAACGCGGCCTGCTGTTTGTGGGGCTGGATGTGATCGGCGATTACGTCACCGAAATCAATGTGACCAGTCCGACCTGTATTCGTGAGTTGGATGCGCAGTATCAGCTCGACATCGCCGGTGATTTGATGGATGTGATTGCCGCGAGACTGGCAACGCAATGA